Proteins found in one Irregularibacter muris genomic segment:
- a CDS encoding ATP:cob(I)alamin adenosyltransferase has product MGKFDEVCYTFMPEKSMFCDFEVLTDGLSSYLGLVHSIAKQENYPRNLQEDVLWLCEMSLHVNGSLRGKLAVEKEDLEKLHKLYQEYQADIKIKHFTLPTGSYLSCQINIARHKAKEVVRLLNKIHREEKEVPSILFSFTNLSANFLYILSLYVNILDKEENKLFTSKSYELKI; this is encoded by the coding sequence ATGGGGAAATTTGATGAAGTATGTTATACTTTTATGCCAGAGAAAAGTATGTTCTGTGATTTTGAAGTATTGACCGATGGATTAAGTAGTTATCTGGGATTGGTGCACTCTATAGCAAAACAGGAGAACTATCCTAGAAATTTACAGGAAGATGTATTATGGTTATGTGAAATGTCCCTTCACGTTAACGGTTCCTTAAGAGGAAAGTTAGCGGTGGAGAAGGAGGACTTGGAGAAACTGCACAAATTGTATCAAGAGTATCAGGCCGATATAAAGATTAAACATTTCACTTTGCCTACGGGGTCCTATCTGTCCTGTCAGATAAATATTGCTAGACATAAAGCCAAGGAAGTGGTCAGGCTACTGAATAAAATTCATCGAGAGGAAAAGGAAGTCCCCTCTATACTTTTTTCCTTTACCAATTTATCGGCCAACTTCTTATATATACTAAGCCTTTATGTCAATATTTTAGATAAAGAGGAGAACAAATTATTTACATCCAAAAGTTAT
- a CDS encoding GntR family transcriptional regulator: protein MGIMISNSSNEPIYQQIAGQIKGMIIRGHLQEGDALPSIRGLARDLQISVITTKRAYEELEKEGFIQTMQGKGSFVAMQNKELLREKKLKIIEEKLLEVVKESKLLGLSHQEVQEMLQILFQEV from the coding sequence ATGGGAATTATGATATCCAATTCTTCCAATGAACCTATTTATCAACAGATTGCCGGTCAAATTAAAGGCATGATCATAAGGGGCCATCTACAAGAGGGAGATGCTTTGCCTTCTATTCGAGGCCTTGCCAGGGATTTGCAAATATCAGTGATTACCACCAAAAGAGCCTATGAGGAATTGGAGAAAGAAGGTTTTATCCAAACCATGCAAGGAAAGGGTTCCTTTGTGGCCATGCAGAACAAAGAACTTTTACGGGAAAAGAAATTAAAGATTATAGAAGAAAAACTTTTGGAAGTGGTCAAAGAAAGTAAATTATTAGGGTTAAGTCATCAAGAAGTTCAAGAAATGCTACAGATTTTATTTCAGGAGGTATAG
- a CDS encoding ABC transporter ATP-binding protein: MLQVENLSKSFKNFNLDNVSFHLEPGYIMGFIGPNGAGKTTTIKLIMNLLKKDEGKIKIFGKDNVQQEKEIKDRIGFVYDSSYFYEDLSIKQMKDIISPFYSHWVEDTFQKYLKRFDLDPKQKIKKLSKGMKMKFSLSLALSHQAELIIMDEPTSGLDPVFRREILDILYDIIQDENKSIFFSTHITTDLEKIADYITFINKGRIIFSKSKDEILESFKIVKGAPHLLDASIRKNFISLRETKVGFEGLTESPRIIQNTLKDKVIIEKPSLEDIMVYMVRGE, encoded by the coding sequence ATGTTACAAGTAGAGAATTTATCCAAATCCTTTAAAAATTTCAATTTAGACAATGTATCTTTTCACTTAGAACCAGGGTATATTATGGGTTTTATCGGACCCAATGGGGCTGGGAAAACCACCACCATTAAACTCATCATGAATCTTTTGAAAAAAGATGAGGGTAAAATTAAAATTTTTGGAAAAGACAATGTACAACAGGAGAAAGAAATCAAAGATCGGATAGGTTTTGTCTATGATTCCTCTTATTTTTATGAAGATTTATCTATAAAACAAATGAAGGATATTATTTCCCCTTTTTATAGTCATTGGGTAGAAGACACCTTTCAAAAGTATTTAAAAAGATTTGACTTGGACCCAAAGCAGAAAATAAAGAAATTATCTAAGGGGATGAAGATGAAGTTCTCTCTTAGCCTTGCCCTCTCCCACCAGGCAGAATTGATTATCATGGATGAACCCACCTCGGGTCTAGATCCTGTTTTTCGAAGAGAGATTTTAGATATTTTATACGATATTATTCAAGATGAAAATAAATCTATTTTCTTTTCTACCCACATCACCACAGATTTAGAAAAGATTGCCGATTATATTACCTTTATCAATAAAGGGAGAATAATATTCTCTAAGTCTAAGGATGAAATTCTAGAATCTTTTAAAATTGTAAAAGGAGCACCCCATCTTTTAGATGCCTCCATTCGAAAAAACTTTATCTCCCTTAGGGAAACTAAAGTTGGATTTGAGGGATTGACAGAAAGTCCAAGAATCATACAAAATACCCTAAAAGATAAAGTAATAATAGAAAAACCTAGTCTAGAAGACATTATGGTTTATATGGTAAGGGGGGAATAA
- a CDS encoding ABC-2 transporter permease — protein MFALIKKDLILSFGNKQTYFLLLFYPLLLLFITGMENPGIMIFACVSTFTFLLPLISFAYEELLDSNMLLGSLPIKRWEVVVNKYIFALIVFGLSIPYTYLYMSILNFLGFNILEFFHISLIKDVSFFSLFSLSIAIPLHYIFPSKIARLAHVFIYILLTNHFVLQGSTTLLKGIQSPLLGIGIFLLSLGISIALYQSKDVY, from the coding sequence ATGTTTGCGTTGATTAAAAAGGATCTTATTTTAAGTTTTGGGAATAAACAAACTTATTTTTTATTGCTGTTCTATCCTCTATTGCTCTTGTTTATCACGGGCATGGAAAACCCTGGGATTATGATATTTGCCTGTGTTTCTACCTTTACGTTTTTACTCCCTCTGATTTCCTTTGCCTATGAGGAACTTCTGGATTCAAATATGCTTTTGGGTTCCTTGCCGATAAAAAGATGGGAAGTAGTGGTCAATAAATATATCTTTGCTCTGATTGTTTTTGGGCTTTCTATTCCTTATACCTATTTGTATATGAGCATTTTAAATTTTTTAGGATTTAACATTCTGGAGTTTTTCCATATATCTCTTATAAAAGATGTTTCTTTTTTCTCTTTATTCTCACTATCTATTGCTATACCCTTACATTATATATTCCCTTCTAAAATTGCTCGTTTAGCCCATGTTTTTATTTATATTCTGCTGACTAACCATTTTGTTCTGCAGGGTTCTACTACATTGCTTAAAGGGATTCAATCTCCTCTTTTAGGGATAGGGATATTTCTATTGTCTTTGGGGATCTCTATTGCGCTATATCAATCTAAGGATGTTTATTAG
- a CDS encoding ABC-2 transporter permease, translating to MKALIWKDLQLLKYVNFIIGIVGILFTFVIMSQEVFFISQLAYAFLAFVFPYVASMFLSQHESKSQGDVVVNSLPVKRREIVKARYYTLGVYSLGINILMFVLSTLIGVFMSDSFRGSPSSIFTIFLAIAFTLIFFSLYLPFQYYSQGKVQIFNGIFYLLLMLIPNILRRYGQKIMTTKFFNVLVSLDFVILSFVLLLFSLLLYALSFGISTIIYKNKEF from the coding sequence TTGAAAGCATTAATCTGGAAAGATCTCCAGCTATTAAAATATGTAAACTTTATTATAGGGATAGTCGGTATCCTCTTTACCTTTGTTATTATGTCTCAAGAGGTATTCTTCATCTCCCAACTGGCTTATGCCTTTCTTGCCTTTGTTTTTCCCTATGTGGCTTCCATGTTTTTGTCTCAACATGAGAGTAAAAGCCAAGGAGATGTCGTTGTCAATTCTCTTCCGGTGAAAAGAAGAGAAATTGTAAAGGCCAGATATTATACCCTAGGGGTATACTCATTGGGCATTAACATCCTTATGTTTGTTTTGAGTACCTTGATTGGTGTATTTATGTCCGATAGCTTTAGGGGAAGCCCATCTTCTATATTTACCATTTTTTTGGCTATAGCTTTTACGCTGATTTTCTTTTCCCTTTATTTACCTTTCCAATATTATAGTCAAGGAAAAGTACAAATCTTTAATGGGATTTTTTATCTACTCCTTATGTTAATTCCCAATATCCTTAGAAGATATGGACAAAAAATCATGACAACAAAATTCTTCAATGTATTAGTGTCCCTAGACTTCGTGATATTAAGCTTTGTTCTTTTGCTCTTTTCTCTACTTCTCTACGCTCTATCCTTTGGTATCTCTACAATAATATATAAAAACAAAGAGTTCTAG
- a CDS encoding MATE family efflux transporter, whose translation MGVMPVNKLLINMSVPIMISMLVQALYNVVDSIFVARVNENALTAVSLAFPIQNLMIAIAVGTGVGINALLSRNLGEKNYQKVNSTANNGIFLGLLSYVAFLIFGLLFSKTYFTAQTHDTQIIGYGTSYLSIISIASIGIFIQIIFERLLQSTGKTFYTMITQGMGAIVNIILDPILIFGYFGLPEMGVAGAAVATVIGQIVAAVLAIIFNLKANKEVTVKLKGFRPNLKTIKDIYSVGIPSIIMMSITSVTTYGINNILIKFSSTATAVFGVYFKLQSFVFMPVFGLNNGMVPIIAYNYGAKSKERLIKTIQLSVAYALCIMIFGLILIQTFPGGMLSLFSASEDMLSIGVPALRIISLSYIFAGVSIVASSVYQAFGNGLLSLITAVSRQLVVLLPAAYGLSLFGNVNLIWWAYPIAEVVSIILSIVFLKYIYNQKIAHMENHERDITTVA comes from the coding sequence ATGGGTGTTATGCCCGTAAATAAACTTCTGATTAATATGTCGGTACCCATTATGATCTCTATGTTGGTACAAGCTTTATATAATGTTGTAGATAGTATATTTGTGGCGAGAGTCAATGAAAATGCATTGACGGCGGTTTCCCTAGCTTTTCCCATACAAAACCTTATGATCGCCATTGCAGTAGGTACTGGGGTAGGGATTAATGCTCTTCTCTCAAGAAACCTTGGAGAAAAAAATTACCAGAAGGTCAATAGTACGGCCAATAATGGTATCTTTTTAGGACTTTTAAGTTATGTGGCATTCTTGATCTTTGGTCTTCTGTTTTCTAAGACCTATTTTACAGCCCAGACCCATGATACACAGATTATTGGGTATGGGACTTCTTATCTAAGTATTATCAGTATAGCATCTATTGGGATATTTATTCAGATTATATTTGAACGATTACTTCAATCCACCGGAAAAACCTTTTATACCATGATCACCCAAGGAATGGGTGCGATTGTGAATATTATCTTGGACCCTATTTTGATATTTGGATACTTTGGATTGCCGGAAATGGGCGTAGCGGGTGCAGCGGTGGCCACAGTCATCGGCCAAATAGTGGCAGCAGTTCTTGCTATTATTTTTAATCTTAAAGCAAATAAAGAAGTTACAGTCAAGCTCAAGGGATTTAGGCCTAATCTAAAGACCATTAAAGATATCTATTCTGTAGGTATTCCTTCTATTATTATGATGTCCATCACTTCAGTGACTACCTATGGCATAAATAATATTTTAATCAAGTTCTCTTCTACAGCTACCGCTGTTTTTGGAGTGTATTTCAAATTACAAAGCTTTGTATTTATGCCTGTCTTTGGTCTAAATAACGGCATGGTTCCTATTATTGCCTATAATTATGGTGCCAAGTCTAAGGAGCGACTTATCAAAACCATTCAATTGAGTGTAGCCTATGCTCTTTGTATTATGATCTTTGGTCTAATCCTCATTCAAACATTTCCCGGAGGGATGTTATCTTTATTTAGTGCATCAGAGGATATGCTCAGTATTGGTGTTCCAGCCTTGCGTATTATTAGCCTAAGTTATATTTTCGCGGGTGTCAGCATTGTCGCAAGTTCTGTGTATCAAGCCTTTGGCAATGGTTTATTAAGCCTGATCACTGCTGTTTCAAGGCAATTGGTAGTGTTGCTACCTGCGGCCTATGGATTATCTCTATTTGGAAATGTGAATCTTATATGGTGGGCCTATCCTATAGCAGAAGTCGTATCTATTATTTTAAGCATTGTGTTTCTTAAATATATTTATAATCAAAAGATTGCCCATATGGAAAATCATGAAAGGGATATAACCACTGTGGCATAG
- a CDS encoding sugar phosphate isomerase/epimerase family protein, translated as MKLGFVSAILADWSFEEVIDTASDMGYQCIEMACWPRGKAQRRYAGVSHIDVENLTEDKVSYIKNYCTSKDIEISSLAFYPNPMDENLVKCHENIEHLKKVIHASSKLDIHRVTTFVGRNQNKTVEENIELFKEIWPPIIHYAEEKGVKIAIENCPMLFGEDQWPGGQNLFTSPKIWRQLFEIIPSEYFGINIDPSHFVWQGMDYISPIYEFKERIFHVHFKDIKIHQDKLKDVGIMAYPLEYMSPKLPGLGDVDWGAYVSALTDIGYKGYACIEVEDKAFEESKEPILDSLRLSKKYMENFVI; from the coding sequence ATGAAATTGGGTTTTGTCAGCGCAATTTTGGCAGATTGGAGTTTTGAAGAGGTTATTGATACGGCCAGTGACATGGGTTATCAATGTATAGAAATGGCCTGTTGGCCAAGGGGGAAGGCCCAGCGCCGTTATGCTGGGGTCAGCCATATTGATGTAGAAAATCTTACGGAGGATAAAGTTAGCTATATAAAAAACTATTGTACCAGTAAAGATATAGAAATTTCTTCTCTGGCCTTTTATCCCAATCCCATGGATGAGAATTTGGTCAAATGCCATGAAAATATTGAACATCTAAAGAAAGTCATTCATGCAAGTAGCAAGTTAGACATTCATAGGGTCACCACCTTTGTGGGGAGAAATCAAAACAAAACAGTGGAGGAAAATATTGAATTATTCAAGGAAATCTGGCCGCCCATTATTCATTATGCTGAGGAAAAGGGGGTTAAAATTGCTATAGAAAATTGTCCCATGCTCTTTGGGGAAGATCAGTGGCCAGGGGGGCAAAATCTCTTTACCTCTCCTAAAATTTGGCGACAGCTCTTTGAAATTATTCCCAGTGAATACTTTGGGATCAATATAGATCCTAGCCATTTTGTGTGGCAGGGCATGGACTATATTTCCCCTATATATGAATTTAAAGAGAGAATTTTCCACGTTCACTTTAAGGATATAAAAATACATCAGGATAAATTAAAGGATGTGGGAATCATGGCCTATCCCTTAGAATACATGAGTCCGAAATTACCGGGACTGGGAGATGTGGATTGGGGAGCCTATGTATCTGCCCTGACCGATATTGGCTACAAGGGTTATGCTTGCATAGAAGTGGAAGACAAGGCCTTTGAGGAGAGTAAAGAGCCCATCCTTGACAGCTTACGACTTTCCAAAAAATATATGGAGAATTTTGTGATCTAG
- a CDS encoding Gfo/Idh/MocA family protein has product MKVKIGIIGCGKIAQVRHIPEYKENKNAEIVGFYGRNEDRTQKMVEKYGGKSYTSYEELLANPGIDAVSICTANHVHAEMAIAALKAGKHVLCEKPMATRLEDCEKMVEVAKRTGKLLMIGHNQRYAKAHDKAKKLIQEGVIGEIITFKTTFGHGGPETWSIDPGKNVWFFRKSEAGLGAIGDLGIHKTDLIQFLTGQVVVETTAKLVTLHKKDAQGHPIGVEDNAFCIYRMSGGIVGTMTASWNYYGPEDNSTILYGTKGIMHIYDDAQYSIKIMLKNGENIYYDIDQIQTNDNQSKSGVIDHFVECLVENKEPEISGTEALKAMRAVFASMESSKTGRTVVVQQY; this is encoded by the coding sequence TTGAAAGTTAAGATTGGAATCATCGGTTGTGGGAAAATTGCCCAGGTGAGGCATATTCCTGAGTATAAAGAGAATAAAAATGCAGAGATTGTGGGCTTTTATGGCAGAAATGAAGACAGAACTCAGAAGATGGTAGAAAAATACGGAGGGAAGTCCTATACTTCCTATGAGGAATTATTGGCCAATCCTGGAATAGATGCTGTAAGTATCTGTACAGCCAATCATGTCCATGCAGAAATGGCCATTGCTGCCCTTAAAGCGGGAAAGCACGTGCTGTGTGAAAAACCTATGGCTACTCGCTTAGAAGACTGTGAAAAAATGGTGGAGGTAGCTAAAAGGACAGGAAAGCTTTTGATGATTGGGCACAATCAACGCTATGCCAAAGCCCATGATAAGGCAAAAAAGTTAATCCAGGAGGGTGTGATAGGAGAAATTATCACCTTCAAAACTACTTTTGGGCATGGCGGTCCTGAAACTTGGAGTATAGACCCGGGAAAAAATGTTTGGTTTTTTCGTAAAAGTGAAGCTGGCTTGGGAGCTATAGGAGATTTGGGTATTCACAAAACAGATTTAATTCAGTTTTTAACAGGCCAGGTGGTGGTGGAGACTACCGCTAAGTTAGTGACTTTGCATAAAAAGGATGCTCAAGGTCATCCCATTGGAGTAGAGGATAATGCCTTTTGTATTTATAGAATGAGCGGTGGTATAGTGGGCACCATGACGGCCAGTTGGAATTATTATGGTCCAGAGGACAATAGCACCATTTTGTACGGGACTAAGGGCATTATGCATATCTATGATGATGCTCAGTACTCTATCAAAATAATGCTGAAAAATGGAGAAAATATTTACTATGATATTGATCAAATCCAAACCAATGACAATCAAAGCAAGTCGGGAGTAATTGACCACTTTGTGGAATGCCTCGTGGAAAACAAAGAGCCAGAGATTTCAGGGACGGAAGCTCTAAAGGCCATGAGGGCAGTTTTTGCCAGCATGGAATCTTCCAAAACAGGAAGAACGGTTGTGGTGCAGCAATATTAA
- a CDS encoding ABC transporter permease, translating to MKMVKEKKLTAFLGWFRHKWTTQPLFSTAIALAIMIILQTLVLGFNYPSFGEWFHSWTNNWINILRNNAAIGIMALGMTFVIISGGIDLAVGSTLVAVGAVVMMLLDGGPKGILLNLGFTGVPAFIIAIIIGLMLGALLGEGIGLLVTKGKIPPFIATLGAMKIFRSVTQHFMQGYNPTVPKGFLQISSLRIGNYMLMPILYWGIIAGILYFVSQRTTFGRQIIAIGSNERSAKLSGVNVHRVKRRIYALMGLLVAFAAIIQVSRIGSMDFSNAGSGNEMDAIAAAIVGGTNMSGGRGTIIGTVFGMLIIAVMNNLLNIFGVPPFLREAFKGLIVIGAVLLQKKDEG from the coding sequence ATGAAAATGGTGAAAGAAAAAAAGTTGACGGCATTTCTTGGTTGGTTCCGACATAAATGGACTACTCAACCTCTTTTTAGTACAGCTATTGCCCTGGCGATTATGATCATCTTACAAACTCTGGTATTAGGGTTTAACTATCCCTCCTTTGGAGAATGGTTTCATTCCTGGACTAACAACTGGATAAATATCTTACGAAACAATGCGGCCATTGGGATTATGGCCCTAGGAATGACCTTTGTCATTATTTCTGGGGGGATAGACCTAGCGGTGGGATCTACTTTGGTTGCCGTAGGAGCAGTGGTCATGATGCTTTTAGATGGAGGACCTAAGGGTATTCTTCTAAACTTAGGGTTTACAGGTGTACCAGCCTTTATTATAGCCATAATCATAGGCCTAATGTTGGGGGCTCTTTTGGGAGAAGGAATAGGGCTGCTGGTAACTAAGGGGAAAATCCCTCCCTTTATTGCTACTTTAGGAGCCATGAAGATATTCCGCAGTGTAACCCAGCATTTTATGCAGGGATACAATCCCACAGTGCCTAAGGGATTTTTGCAGATTTCTAGTCTTAGAATAGGAAATTATATGCTTATGCCTATTCTTTATTGGGGGATTATAGCAGGGATTTTGTATTTTGTCTCCCAAAGAACAACCTTTGGCAGGCAGATTATTGCCATTGGATCCAATGAGCGGTCAGCCAAGCTTTCTGGAGTAAATGTTCACCGGGTAAAAAGACGTATTTATGCCCTGATGGGCTTATTGGTGGCCTTTGCTGCTATTATCCAAGTGTCCAGGATTGGATCCATGGACTTTTCCAACGCCGGTAGTGGCAATGAGATGGATGCTATTGCAGCGGCTATAGTGGGAGGCACCAACATGAGTGGAGGACGGGGGACCATCATTGGGACAGTCTTTGGAATGCTCATTATTGCAGTGATGAATAATTTACTGAATATTTTTGGAGTCCCCCCTTTTCTAAGGGAAGCTTTTAAGGGATTGATTGTTATAGGTGCGGTGTTATTGCAAAAGAAAGATGAGGGTTAA